The Chaetodon auriga isolate fChaAug3 chromosome 20, fChaAug3.hap1, whole genome shotgun sequence genome contains the following window.
ACTGAGCTTCTACGTCCTGGAGGTTAACGGCATCGGCTGTACAGTCCAGTCAGGTTCACAGACGACAGTGACGTTTGGCTTGTTGATACATCCTAAACACAGCGGCACCTCTTTAATCAACATCGAAGGGTTTCCATCGGTATCTACAGACGAGCTTCAGGTGAGGTAACGGTTTTATCAAAGACGAGCTCTAGTTCCAGATGCACGTCGCTTCCCTGCGGCCTGCTGAGGTGCTTCTCACGGGGACAGCCGCTGGTACACCCAGCCGGCCTCTGCGGCGTGCTGGAAGTCGCCCAGCTCAGACTCTCCGTCCTTCGGCTTCGTGAAGACGATGCGGTCGTGAAGCCTGTTGGTCTGACCCTGCCAGAACTCGATCAGGTAAGGCTTGACGATGTAGCCGCCCCTGTTAGCAAAGCACAGATGGAGTATTAAGAAAAAGCATCTGTAAGTCTATCGGcctgttagcctcaatcaatCAGTTTCTCTCCTTATATGTAAAGCAGGATGTATTTTATTGTCCAGGAGCAGCAACTTCCTGAGGTTTCCACTGGCAACTGAAACAGttcaacacacactgagcttCAGTCAAAAgtgccaggctagctgtttccacctatttccagtctttatgctaagctaagctaacacacTGTTGGAGTCTCATGAGGAAACCAGCGTTTCTCCCCCTGTCCAACCATTTTAAGGTGGTTCATCTGATTTAAGGTGAGGAACATAAAGTAACGCTCACCAGTAGTCAGGCATGGGCACGTCTGCGTCCTTGTACTTCTCCTCCAGTTCTGCATTTTTCTGCCTCAGAtactgaaagaaaaagtgaaagcTGAGCCTTTTGGATGAAGCATTAGCTTCATGAGACGGGGCGGTTCTGGATCTTACGTCTCTGTTTGGGACCGGAGTGCTCTGTCGGCTCACGACGGCCCCGATCTGGCTGCTCTTTGGTCGGGAGTGGAAGTAGTCGGTGGAGCTCTGCAGGGGGATTCGCTCCACGCTGCCCTCGATACGAATCTGCATAttcaaatagaaataaataaacatttattgtgGAAAAATCTGTTAAATATCATCAATAAGACGGAATTTGACGAGATGCTGACCTGTCTGTTAAGGGGCTCCCAGTAGAAGACCAGACACGCGTATGGATTCTTCGCCTGTGGACAAATATAATCAATGAATCCTCAATAAAAAGCCTCTAACTGATTATTTGACTCCTggtttcagctcctctgtgttcgCCATGACTGCTCAGACTTTGCTCCTTTTGACATTACATCATTTTACGACATTCATATCAGGTGGAGGtcacctgtcagtcactgtgaaGAGAATATGAATGAACAGTGTCGGCTATAAACAATGGTCTGACAGTTTTTAGGAGGCTTTAAGGTCACACAAGGTCACAGAGAGCCTTCGTGTTGCTGTAAGACGTCTTCATCACTCACCAGCTCAGAGCCCTTTCTGCTCTCGTAGTTGGTGAAGAACCGAAAGCCTTCGTTGCTGTAACCTTTCAGGAGGACCATACGAGCGGAGGGACGTCCGTCTCTGCACGGGCAGACATGAGGCTGACATCAGACTGTGAACAACTGACCACAGATCAGCACTTTGAATTCAAGAGTCACCTACTCTGTGGCGGTGGCGATGCACATGGCGTTTGCCTCTCCGATTTCAGGGCACTTTGTGGCTTGATCGAACCAGCTTCCAAACTGTTTGATTGGGTCCAGAGATACAAGCTGGCTCTCCTCAAAGCACTGTGCAGAAATTAAACACAACATCCTTTTTTAATAGTCAAGGTCTGAAACAGCAGGGGAGCACATCTGCTTGTCCACCTGTACCACACACAGTATTCAAGACAGCCAGGTTAGAGAAATCAAAGTACATACTGCAGTATTTGTGCATCAAACACTGGACTTACATCATCATAACCTTGCAGCTGCACAGACCGGACAGTGTATTAAGTTGTATCACTGAGTATATTTCACCGTGACACAGGTTAGTCAAGTCATTTAAACGCCTCTcacctcctcatctcctttGTATTTCTTCCTCATGTCACTCAGGTCCATGTTTGTGCGGTCACTCGTTGATTTCCGGTAGATACTCAGTGCAAAGACGCTGTGCTGACCCACGGTCAAAGTGGCGTGAGACGGATTTCCAGCAAATACACCGATATGCCTCAGTAAATTCGTACTGAGAATGCGCCTCATGCTTGTCAAAGTGACGCGCCGTCAGCACGCATTGCCCCCCCTTACGTAAAATATTACGCAAACATGTCAAGTGTTTTGTAACCGGGCCAAATGTTTAAGTATAACAACGGTTTGGACGGAAATGAAATTATATTTTCAAGCTCGGAGTTTGTTCAAGAATATACACGGGGCTGTGTGTAAAGTAGGCTTGATTTAAACACAAAACGTGAAAAGCGATGACATTGGTGATTAAAACTCCACACATCGATGCATGATGCTGCATTCAAGACATATCTGTTATTAGCAACTAGTTGTACCCCTAAATGTCTAATCTCTCAATCAAAATATAATTAAGCCACTTTTTCTGTCTGGCATTTATGGTAAATCCCATTTGGCTAAAATGGCTAATGTTATGTTAACAAATGGGTGGTAAAAATGTCCGCAAAGCCGCCACCGCTACCAGTTAATTACATTTAAACAAAATCCGACATTAACATTGATACAACAATATATTG
Protein-coding sequences here:
- the pnpo gene encoding pyridoxine-5'-phosphate oxidase gives rise to the protein MRRILSTNLLRHIGVFAGNPSHATLTVGQHSVFALSIYRKSTSDRTNMDLSDMRKKYKGDEECFEESQLVSLDPIKQFGSWFDQATKCPEIGEANAMCIATATEDGRPSARMVLLKGYSNEGFRFFTNYESRKGSELAKNPYACLVFYWEPLNRQIRIEGSVERIPLQSSTDYFHSRPKSSQIGAVVSRQSTPVPNRDYLRQKNAELEEKYKDADVPMPDYWGGYIVKPYLIEFWQGQTNRLHDRIVFTKPKDGESELGDFQHAAEAGWVYQRLSP